From one Triticum urartu cultivar G1812 chromosome 3, Tu2.1, whole genome shotgun sequence genomic stretch:
- the LOC125542491 gene encoding AP2/ERF and B3 domain-containing protein Os01g0141000-like isoform X2 yields the protein MGVEILSSTVEHSSQYSSSASTATTESGAAGRSPMALSLPVVIADESVTSRSTSAQLASSRFKGVVPQPNGRWGAQIYERHARVWLGTFPDQDLAARAYDVAALRYRGRDAATNFPCAAAEAELAFLAAHSKAEIVDMLRKHTYADELRQGLRRGRGMGVRAQPTPSWAREPLFEKAVTPSDVGKLNRLVVPKQHAEKHFPLKRTPETTTTTGNGVLLNFEDGEGKVWRFRYSYWNSSQSYVLTKGWSRFVREKDLAAGDSIMFSCSAYGQEKQFFIDCKKNTTVDGGKSASPLPVVETAKGEQIRVVRLFGVDIAGVKRGRAATAEQGPPELFQRQCVTHGKKNWALNCLLALDCVTIDSLVQLYA from the exons ATGGGGGTGGAAATCCTGAGCTCCACGGTGGAGCACTCCTCCCAGTACTCTTCCAGCGCGTCCACGGCCACGACGGAGTCAGGCGCCGCCGGAAGATCGCCGATGGCTCTGAGCCTGCCAGTCGTCATCGCCGACGAGTCCGTGACCTCGCGGTCGACATCGGCACAGTTGGCGTCGTCGCGGTTCAAGGGCGTGGTGCCGCAGCCCAACGGGCGGTGGGGCGCCCAGATCTACGAGCGCCACGCTCGCGTCTGGCTCGGCACGTTCCCGGACCAGGACTTGGCGGCGCGCGCCTACGACGTAGCCGCGCTCAGGTACCGCGGCCGCGATGCCGCCACCAACTTCCCGTGCGCGGCCGCGGAGGCGGAGCTCGCCTTCCTGGCAGCGCACTCCAAGGCCGAGATCGTCGACATGCTCCGGAAGCACACCTACGCTGACGAGCTCCGCCAGGGTCTGAGACGCGGCCGCGGCATGGGGGTCCGCGCGCAGCCGACGCCGTCGTGGGCGCGGGAGCCCCTCTTCGAGAAGGCCGTGACCCCAAGCGATGTCGGCAAGCTCAATCGGCTCGTGGTACCGAAGCAACACGCCGAGAAGCACTTCCCCCTGAAGCGCACCCCGGAGACGACGACCACCACCGGCAACGGCGTGCTGCTCAACTTTGAGGACGGTGAGGGGAAGGTGTGGAGGTTCCGGTACTCGTATTGGAACAGCAGCCAGAGCTACGTGCTCACAAAGGGCTGGAGTCGCTTCGTCCGTGAGAAGGACCTCGCTGCCGGCGACTCCATCATGTTCTCGTGCTCCGCGTACGGGCAGGAGAAGCAGTTCTTCATCGACTGCAAGAAGAACACGACCGTAGACGGCGGCAAATCTGCGTCGCCGCTGCCGGTGGTGGAGACTGCCAAAGGAGAACAAATACGCGTCGTCAGGCTGTTCGGTGTCGACATCGCCGGAGTAAAGAGGGGGCGAGCGGCGACGGCGGAGCAAGGCCCGCCGGAGTTATTCCAGAGGCAATGCGTGACACACG GGAAAAAAAATTGGGCGCTGAATTGCTTGCTGGCCTTGGATTGTGTTACAATCGATTCATTAGTTCAGTTGTATGCATAG
- the LOC125542491 gene encoding AP2/ERF and B3 domain-containing protein Os01g0141000-like isoform X1: MGVEILSSTVEHSSQYSSSASTATTESGAAGRSPMALSLPVVIADESVTSRSTSAQLASSRFKGVVPQPNGRWGAQIYERHARVWLGTFPDQDLAARAYDVAALRYRGRDAATNFPCAAAEAELAFLAAHSKAEIVDMLRKHTYADELRQGLRRGRGMGVRAQPTPSWAREPLFEKAVTPSDVGKLNRLVVPKQHAEKHFPLKRTPETTTTTGNGVLLNFEDGEGKVWRFRYSYWNSSQSYVLTKGWSRFVREKDLAAGDSIMFSCSAYGQEKQFFIDCKKNTTVDGGKSASPLPVVETAKGEQIRVVRLFGVDIAGVKRGRAATAEQGPPELFQRQCVTHGWISTVYQYQTQLIQRLMFLQFALYGYMPKHCQSGSF; encoded by the exons ATGGGGGTGGAAATCCTGAGCTCCACGGTGGAGCACTCCTCCCAGTACTCTTCCAGCGCGTCCACGGCCACGACGGAGTCAGGCGCCGCCGGAAGATCGCCGATGGCTCTGAGCCTGCCAGTCGTCATCGCCGACGAGTCCGTGACCTCGCGGTCGACATCGGCACAGTTGGCGTCGTCGCGGTTCAAGGGCGTGGTGCCGCAGCCCAACGGGCGGTGGGGCGCCCAGATCTACGAGCGCCACGCTCGCGTCTGGCTCGGCACGTTCCCGGACCAGGACTTGGCGGCGCGCGCCTACGACGTAGCCGCGCTCAGGTACCGCGGCCGCGATGCCGCCACCAACTTCCCGTGCGCGGCCGCGGAGGCGGAGCTCGCCTTCCTGGCAGCGCACTCCAAGGCCGAGATCGTCGACATGCTCCGGAAGCACACCTACGCTGACGAGCTCCGCCAGGGTCTGAGACGCGGCCGCGGCATGGGGGTCCGCGCGCAGCCGACGCCGTCGTGGGCGCGGGAGCCCCTCTTCGAGAAGGCCGTGACCCCAAGCGATGTCGGCAAGCTCAATCGGCTCGTGGTACCGAAGCAACACGCCGAGAAGCACTTCCCCCTGAAGCGCACCCCGGAGACGACGACCACCACCGGCAACGGCGTGCTGCTCAACTTTGAGGACGGTGAGGGGAAGGTGTGGAGGTTCCGGTACTCGTATTGGAACAGCAGCCAGAGCTACGTGCTCACAAAGGGCTGGAGTCGCTTCGTCCGTGAGAAGGACCTCGCTGCCGGCGACTCCATCATGTTCTCGTGCTCCGCGTACGGGCAGGAGAAGCAGTTCTTCATCGACTGCAAGAAGAACACGACCGTAGACGGCGGCAAATCTGCGTCGCCGCTGCCGGTGGTGGAGACTGCCAAAGGAGAACAAATACGCGTCGTCAGGCTGTTCGGTGTCGACATCGCCGGAGTAAAGAGGGGGCGAGCGGCGACGGCGGAGCAAGGCCCGCCGGAGTTATTCCAGAGGCAATGCGTGACACACG GGTGGATCTCCACTGTCTATCAATACCAAACTCAATTGATCCAGCGGCTGATGTTTCTTCAATTCGCGTTGTACGGGTACATGCCAAAACACTGCCAATCTGGATCTTTCTAG